In the genome of Rhizobium etli 8C-3, one region contains:
- a CDS encoding carbohydrate ABC transporter permease has translation MTGIVTAPQPPSDVNKRSLPGSVLVHALLIGGSLLMLYPLLWMVSASVRPENEIFTSTSIFPSSIDFSSYLRGWVGLDVSFGRFFWNSLVISVLTVVGNVTACSLAAFAFARLRFAGRNFWFAIMLGTLMIPYHVTLIPQYVLFLNLGWVNTILPLVVPKFLASDAFFIFLMVQFFRGIPRELDEAAMMDGCSAWRIYWKIMLPLSLPVLATAAIFSFIWTWDDFFGPLIYLNDMNTYTIQLGLRTFVDSTSASDWGGLFAMSTLSLVPVFFFFLFFQRLLIEGIATTGMKR, from the coding sequence ATGACTGGCATTGTCACCGCCCCGCAGCCGCCCTCTGACGTCAACAAGCGCAGCCTGCCTGGCTCGGTCCTGGTGCATGCCCTGCTGATCGGCGGCTCGCTCCTGATGCTCTATCCGTTGCTTTGGATGGTTTCGGCTTCGGTGCGACCGGAAAACGAGATCTTCACGTCGACCTCGATTTTTCCGTCGTCCATCGATTTCTCATCCTATCTTCGTGGGTGGGTCGGCCTCGACGTCAGCTTTGGTCGCTTCTTCTGGAACTCGCTGGTGATCTCGGTGCTGACGGTGGTGGGCAACGTCACTGCCTGCTCTCTCGCTGCCTTCGCCTTTGCACGCCTGCGCTTTGCTGGCCGGAACTTCTGGTTCGCGATCATGCTCGGCACGCTGATGATTCCCTATCACGTGACGCTGATCCCGCAATACGTGCTCTTCCTGAACCTCGGCTGGGTCAATACCATCCTGCCGCTGGTGGTGCCAAAGTTCCTGGCAAGCGACGCCTTTTTCATCTTCCTCATGGTGCAGTTTTTCCGGGGCATTCCGCGCGAACTGGACGAGGCCGCGATGATGGACGGCTGCAGCGCTTGGCGCATCTATTGGAAGATCATGCTGCCGTTATCGCTGCCAGTATTGGCGACGGCCGCAATATTCTCGTTCATCTGGACCTGGGACGATTTCTTCGGTCCGCTGATCTACCTGAATGACATGAACACTTACACGATCCAACTCGGTCTACGAACCTTCGTCGACTCGACCAGTGCGTCGGATTGGGGTGGCCTATTCGCCATGTCGACGCTCTCGCTCGTGCCCGTCTTCTTCTTCTTCCTCTTCTTCCAGCGCCTGCTGATCGAAGGCATCGCCACGACCGGCATGAAGCGCTGA
- a CDS encoding TetR/AcrR family transcriptional regulator, protein MDNSGETGEKKKARRVAGGRVLQRDPERTKAAILEAATREFAENGMGGARVDAIAERAGTNKRMLYHYFGDKEQLYLRVLEEAYVDIRTAERALHIGDRSPEEGIGELALFTWRYFLKHPEFLSLLGTENLHRARWLRQSVRLKELHSHLIGELARVLERGKKEGVFIENADPLHVYLTIASLGYFYLSNQHTLSTIFGRELIEPSNLDSWEKHIVHVTLASIRR, encoded by the coding sequence ATGGATAATAGCGGCGAGACCGGTGAAAAGAAGAAAGCCAGGCGGGTGGCCGGTGGACGCGTATTGCAGCGCGACCCCGAAAGAACCAAGGCCGCGATCCTGGAAGCCGCGACCCGCGAGTTCGCCGAAAACGGCATGGGCGGGGCGCGCGTCGACGCGATTGCAGAGCGAGCCGGCACCAATAAGCGCATGCTCTATCACTATTTTGGCGACAAGGAGCAGCTCTACCTGCGTGTGCTGGAGGAGGCTTATGTCGACATCCGTACAGCGGAGCGTGCCCTGCATATCGGCGACCGCAGCCCCGAAGAAGGAATCGGCGAGCTGGCTCTCTTCACCTGGCGCTACTTCCTCAAGCATCCGGAGTTTCTCAGCCTTCTCGGCACGGAGAACCTGCACCGAGCCCGCTGGCTTCGCCAGTCCGTCCGGCTCAAGGAACTGCATTCTCACCTGATCGGTGAGCTTGCGCGGGTTCTCGAGCGCGGCAAGAAGGAGGGCGTCTTCATCGAAAACGCCGATCCCCTTCACGTCTATCTGACGATCGCATCTCTCGGATATTTCTACCTTTCGAACCAGCATACGCTCTCGACGATCTTCGGGCGCGAACTGATTGAGCCCTCAAATCTCGACAGCTGGGAAAAGCATATCGTCCACGTGACACTCGCCTCGATCAGGCGCTGA
- a CDS encoding dihydrodipicolinate synthase family protein, protein MQTVNLPLDGRIAPYTLTGTPIEIEKRDAKDFPRVVFAAAHVVADPLADNDPWLTPAIDWERTLAFRHRLWDLGLGVAEAMDTAQRGMGLGWPEARDLIRRALSEARTRKDALISCGAGTDHLAPGPDVTIDTIIKAYEEQIEAVEAEGGRIILMASRALAAAANGPDDYIRVYDRILRQVKEPVVIHWLGEMFDPALEGYWGDRDHIKAMSTCLQVIEANSAKVDGIKVSLLSKEKEIAMRRQLPKGVRMYTGDDFNYAELIAGDEQGHSDALLGIFDAIAPAASAAMEALGRKSNREFFDLLEPTVPLSRHIFKAPTRFYKTGVVFLAYLNGLQDHFTMIGGQQSTRSLTHLAELFRLADKARVLADPDMAVNRMKRVLAVHGLY, encoded by the coding sequence ATGCAGACGGTCAATCTTCCCCTCGACGGCAGGATCGCCCCCTATACGCTGACCGGAACGCCGATCGAGATCGAGAAGCGCGACGCGAAAGACTTTCCGCGCGTGGTCTTTGCCGCTGCCCATGTCGTCGCCGACCCGCTGGCGGACAACGATCCATGGTTGACGCCCGCCATCGACTGGGAACGGACGCTCGCCTTCCGCCACCGCCTTTGGGACCTCGGTCTCGGGGTGGCCGAAGCGATGGATACGGCACAGCGCGGTATGGGACTTGGCTGGCCGGAAGCTCGCGATCTCATTCGCCGGGCGCTTTCCGAAGCGCGAACGCGCAAGGATGCGCTGATTTCCTGCGGCGCCGGTACCGATCATCTGGCTCCCGGTCCCGACGTGACGATCGACACGATCATCAAGGCCTACGAAGAACAGATCGAAGCCGTCGAAGCAGAAGGCGGGCGCATCATCCTGATGGCAAGCCGGGCGCTTGCGGCTGCTGCGAACGGGCCGGACGATTATATCCGCGTCTATGACCGCATCCTGCGGCAGGTGAAAGAACCGGTCGTCATTCACTGGCTGGGCGAGATGTTCGACCCGGCGCTGGAAGGGTATTGGGGCGATCGCGATCACATCAAGGCCATGTCCACCTGCCTGCAAGTGATCGAAGCCAATTCCGCAAAGGTCGACGGCATCAAGGTGTCCCTGCTTTCCAAGGAAAAGGAAATTGCAATGCGCCGGCAACTGCCGAAGGGCGTGCGCATGTATACCGGTGACGACTTCAATTATGCGGAACTGATAGCCGGCGACGAACAGGGACACTCCGACGCCCTGCTCGGCATCTTCGATGCGATTGCTCCGGCCGCCTCCGCCGCTATGGAAGCACTGGGCCGCAAGAGCAACCGCGAGTTCTTCGACTTGCTCGAGCCGACCGTTCCGCTTTCACGTCACATCTTCAAGGCGCCGACGCGCTTCTACAAGACCGGCGTCGTCTTCCTTGCCTATCTCAACGGCCTGCAGGATCACTTCACGATGATCGGCGGGCAGCAGAGCACGCGTTCTCTGACGCATCTCGCGGAGCTTTTCCGGCTGGCGGACAAGGCGCGCGTTCTTGCCGATCCCGATATGGCGGTCAACCGAATGAAGCGGGTGCTCGCCGTCCATGGCCTTTACTGA
- a CDS encoding Gfo/Idh/MocA family protein: MEKRRFALIGTGNRGTTMWGKELLAGWREHVDLVAIVEKNCLRGERARTMIGSNAPIYEDIDAMLAEVKPDLVIVCTPDHTHDAIVVRALEAGIDVITEKPMTTAVDKIRQIIDAEKRTGRRVDVSFNYRYAPTAARIKELLDSGEIGRVSSVDFHWYLNTKHGADYFRRWHAYTENSGSLFVHKATHHFDLLNWYLDSDPEAVTSFADLQNYGRKGPFRGPRCKLCPHTHECDYFLDLEADPFLDTLYEEPSKIDGYYRDGCVFREDIDIPDTMVVSIRYRNNVHVSYSLNTFQPIEGHHLAFNGTKGRIEIRQYEAQPWEVKKEDEILLIRNFPNGKEAVERIIVPHSAGGHYGGDDRMRNMIFKPDMQDKLHQRAGTRAGAMSVLCGIAALQSSRTGKVVNLADLMPELANDGSPNSRRAE; this comes from the coding sequence ATGGAGAAGCGCCGTTTTGCACTGATCGGGACAGGAAATCGCGGAACCACCATGTGGGGCAAGGAACTGCTGGCCGGTTGGCGCGAACATGTCGATCTCGTCGCGATCGTCGAAAAGAACTGTCTTCGCGGCGAGCGCGCCCGCACGATGATCGGCAGCAATGCGCCGATTTACGAGGATATCGATGCGATGCTGGCCGAGGTCAAACCGGACCTCGTCATCGTCTGCACACCGGATCACACGCATGATGCGATCGTCGTGCGAGCATTGGAGGCCGGGATCGACGTCATCACCGAGAAACCGATGACAACCGCAGTCGACAAGATCCGCCAGATCATCGATGCCGAGAAACGTACCGGCAGGCGCGTCGACGTGTCATTCAACTACCGCTATGCGCCGACCGCAGCCAGAATCAAGGAATTGCTCGATTCCGGCGAGATCGGCCGGGTCAGTTCGGTCGATTTCCACTGGTACTTGAACACGAAACACGGCGCCGACTATTTCCGCCGCTGGCACGCCTATACCGAAAATTCCGGCAGCCTGTTCGTTCACAAGGCGACGCACCATTTCGATCTACTGAACTGGTATCTCGACAGCGATCCCGAAGCCGTTACTTCCTTCGCCGACCTACAGAACTACGGCCGCAAAGGCCCCTTCCGCGGCCCACGCTGCAAGCTCTGTCCGCACACCCATGAATGCGACTACTTTCTCGATCTGGAGGCAGATCCCTTCCTAGACACACTCTACGAGGAACCTTCGAAGATTGACGGATATTATCGCGACGGCTGCGTCTTCCGCGAAGATATCGACATTCCGGACACGATGGTCGTCAGCATCCGCTATCGAAACAACGTGCATGTCTCCTATTCCCTGAACACCTTCCAGCCGATCGAAGGCCACCATCTGGCATTCAACGGCACCAAGGGCCGGATCGAAATCCGCCAGTACGAGGCCCAGCCCTGGGAGGTGAAGAAAGAGGATGAGATCCTGCTGATCCGGAACTTCCCCAATGGCAAGGAGGCGGTCGAGCGTATCATCGTGCCGCATTCCGCCGGCGGCCATTACGGCGGGGACGACCGGATGCGCAATATGATCTTCAAGCCCGACATGCAAGACAAGCTTCATCAGCGTGCGGGAACGCGTGCCGGGGCCATGTCGGTGCTCTGCGGCATTGCAGCGCTTCAAAGTTCCCGCACCGGCAAGGTCGTCAATCTCGCCGATCTGATGCCTGAACTTGCCAATGACGGCTCACCGAATTCCCGCAGGGCTGAATAA
- a CDS encoding sugar phosphate isomerase/epimerase family protein: MQIEGLSINLATIREQCGFAEAVDVCLKHGITRIAPWREQVAKIGLAEAVRIVKSNGLKLTGLCRGGFFPAATHAGWQGNLDDNRRAIDEAAALGADCLVLVVGGLPGSSKDIGQARQMVSDGIAAVSPHAEAAGIPLAIEPLHPMYAADRACVNTLAHALDICEQLGENVGVAIDVYHVWWDPDLAKQIVRAGKMNRIFAHHICDWLTPTKDMLTDRGMMGDGVIDLKGIRRMIEAAGFVGAQEVEIFSAENWWKRPADEVIATCVERYHSCCQA, encoded by the coding sequence ATGCAGATCGAAGGACTTTCGATCAATCTTGCGACGATCCGCGAACAATGCGGCTTTGCCGAAGCCGTTGATGTCTGCCTGAAGCACGGCATCACCAGGATCGCACCCTGGCGGGAGCAGGTCGCGAAAATCGGGCTCGCCGAGGCCGTTCGCATCGTCAAATCGAACGGGTTGAAGCTGACCGGCCTTTGCCGCGGCGGTTTCTTTCCGGCGGCAACCCATGCGGGATGGCAGGGGAACCTCGACGACAATCGGCGCGCAATCGATGAGGCTGCCGCACTCGGCGCCGATTGCCTCGTGCTCGTCGTCGGCGGGCTGCCGGGCAGTTCCAAGGACATTGGCCAAGCGCGCCAGATGGTGTCCGACGGTATCGCTGCGGTATCGCCGCATGCAGAAGCCGCCGGCATACCGTTGGCAATCGAACCCCTGCATCCGATGTATGCGGCGGACCGGGCCTGCGTGAACACACTCGCTCACGCGCTCGATATATGTGAGCAGCTGGGCGAAAACGTCGGCGTTGCAATCGACGTCTACCATGTCTGGTGGGATCCGGATCTCGCCAAGCAGATCGTGCGCGCCGGAAAGATGAATCGCATCTTCGCCCATCATATCTGCGACTGGCTGACGCCGACCAAGGACATGCTAACCGACCGCGGCATGATGGGCGATGGCGTGATAGATCTCAAAGGCATCCGGCGCATGATCGAGGCGGCAGGCTTCGTCGGCGCGCAGGAGGTCGAAATCTTCTCGGCAGAGAATTGGTGGAAACGACCAGCGGACGAGGTCATCGCGACCTGCGTCGAGCGCTACCATAGCTGCTGCCAAGCATGA
- a CDS encoding ABC transporter substrate-binding protein: MTLRVSRRNFMAGGATLLSLSAFGSGAFAQDKRLRLLWWGSQPRADRTNKVSELYKAKNPGTSITGEFLGWGDYWPRLATQVAGKNAPDVIQMDYRYIVEYAHRGALAPLDSYMPSKLNLSDFDKAQIEGGSVDGHLYGVSLGANSAATMLNTTAFEEAGIDLPSKTTTWEEFGRMAAELTKAGKRKGLFGMADGSGGEPLFENYLRQRGKALYTADAKVGFGVEEASEWFDMWNKFRESGACVPPDIQALDKNDIETNTLTLGKSAAGFAHSNQFVAYQQMNKDKLTLANHMRVTKDSKGGHYRKPSMFFSVSSQSKVVDQAVDYVNFFVTNPEAALALGVERGIPESAAMREVVAAKLDAVGKVPLEYVSGLGDLAGKLPPPPPAGAGEGELTLRNISEQVGFGQLTAADGAKQLVDELTRILARG; the protein is encoded by the coding sequence ATGACACTACGCGTAAGCAGACGTAACTTCATGGCGGGCGGGGCAACGCTTCTTTCGCTTTCGGCATTTGGTTCAGGCGCCTTTGCGCAGGATAAACGCCTGCGCCTGCTGTGGTGGGGATCCCAGCCACGTGCAGACCGCACCAACAAGGTGTCGGAGCTCTACAAGGCGAAGAATCCAGGTACATCGATTACCGGCGAATTTCTCGGCTGGGGTGATTACTGGCCTCGACTTGCAACGCAGGTCGCTGGCAAGAATGCCCCCGATGTTATCCAGATGGATTACCGTTACATCGTCGAGTATGCACACCGCGGCGCACTTGCGCCTCTCGATTCCTACATGCCCTCGAAGCTTAATCTCAGTGACTTCGACAAGGCGCAGATCGAGGGCGGCAGCGTCGATGGACATCTCTATGGCGTGAGCCTGGGTGCGAATTCGGCGGCGACCATGCTGAACACGACCGCGTTCGAGGAAGCGGGCATCGACCTACCGTCGAAGACAACGACCTGGGAGGAGTTCGGCAGGATGGCAGCCGAACTGACCAAGGCCGGCAAGCGTAAGGGCCTGTTCGGAATGGCCGATGGCAGTGGTGGGGAGCCGCTTTTTGAAAACTATCTCCGCCAACGCGGAAAGGCGCTTTATACTGCTGATGCAAAGGTTGGCTTTGGCGTCGAAGAAGCTTCCGAATGGTTTGATATGTGGAACAAGTTCCGTGAAAGCGGCGCATGCGTTCCCCCTGACATTCAGGCATTGGACAAGAACGACATCGAGACGAATACGCTGACCCTTGGCAAGTCTGCCGCTGGTTTCGCGCACTCGAACCAGTTCGTGGCATATCAGCAGATGAACAAGGACAAGCTCACCCTGGCAAACCACATGCGAGTGACCAAGGACTCGAAAGGCGGCCACTACCGCAAACCTTCGATGTTCTTTTCGGTTTCATCTCAGTCGAAAGTCGTCGATCAGGCAGTCGATTACGTGAACTTCTTCGTCACCAATCCTGAGGCTGCGCTGGCGCTGGGTGTTGAACGCGGCATTCCGGAATCGGCAGCGATGCGTGAGGTCGTGGCAGCCAAGCTCGACGCTGTCGGGAAGGTGCCGTTGGAATACGTCTCTGGCCTCGGCGATCTCGCCGGAAAGTTGCCGCCACCGCCGCCTGCGGGTGCCGGTGAAGGTGAGCTCACGCTTCGAAACATCTCCGAGCAGGTCGGTTTCGGTCAGTTGACAGCGGCAGACGGCGCCAAGCAGCTCGTGGACGAACTTACGCGCATTCTCGCGCGGGGCTGA
- a CDS encoding Gfo/Idh/MocA family protein — translation MARLGIILHGVTGRMGYNQHLVRSILAIRDQGGLFLKSGERLEIDPIIVGRNRDKMEELAKKHNIKRWSTDLDGALANPDDQIFFDAGTTLMRAELLSKALDAGKHVYCEKPISDDLQVAVDLARKARASGLKHGVVQDKLFLPGLRKLALLRDSGFFGKILSVRGEFGYWVFEGDWGVPAQRPSWNYRKGDGGGIILDMLCHWRYVLDNLFGEVKAVSCLGATHIGSRVDEQGKTYDCDTDDAAYATFELEGGVIAQINSSWAVRVRRDDLVTFQVDGTHGSAVAGLTKCWTQHRVNTPKPVWNPDQPQTIDFYQTWDEVPDTQSFDNGFKVQWEMFLRHVAEDAPWPYGLEAGAKGVQLAELGLKSWAERRWLDVPALEF, via the coding sequence ATGGCTCGTCTGGGGATCATTTTGCACGGCGTCACAGGCCGCATGGGCTACAATCAGCACCTGGTGCGATCGATCCTGGCCATCCGCGACCAGGGCGGATTGTTCCTGAAATCCGGCGAGCGGCTGGAGATCGACCCCATTATCGTCGGCCGCAACCGCGACAAGATGGAAGAGCTGGCGAAGAAGCACAACATCAAGCGCTGGTCGACAGATCTGGACGGAGCGCTCGCCAACCCCGACGACCAGATTTTCTTCGATGCCGGAACGACCTTGATGCGCGCCGAGCTGCTTTCCAAGGCACTCGATGCGGGCAAGCACGTCTATTGCGAAAAGCCGATCTCCGACGACCTGCAAGTGGCCGTCGACCTTGCGAGGAAAGCACGAGCCTCCGGGCTCAAACACGGCGTCGTGCAGGACAAACTCTTCCTGCCGGGTCTGCGCAAGCTGGCGCTGCTGCGCGATTCCGGTTTCTTCGGCAAGATTCTCTCGGTGCGCGGTGAGTTCGGCTATTGGGTCTTCGAAGGCGATTGGGGCGTTCCGGCGCAGCGGCCATCCTGGAACTACCGCAAGGGCGATGGTGGCGGCATTATCCTCGACATGCTCTGCCACTGGCGCTACGTGCTCGACAATCTTTTCGGCGAGGTGAAGGCCGTTTCCTGCCTCGGCGCAACGCATATCGGGAGCCGCGTCGACGAGCAGGGCAAGACCTACGACTGCGATACGGATGATGCGGCTTATGCGACCTTCGAGCTTGAAGGCGGCGTGATCGCGCAGATCAATTCGTCCTGGGCCGTGCGCGTGCGCCGCGACGATCTCGTGACCTTCCAGGTGGACGGCACGCACGGTTCTGCCGTCGCCGGTCTTACGAAATGCTGGACGCAGCATCGCGTCAATACGCCGAAGCCGGTCTGGAATCCGGACCAGCCGCAAACGATCGACTTCTATCAGACCTGGGACGAAGTGCCGGACACACAGTCATTCGACAACGGCTTTAAGGTGCAGTGGGAAATGTTCCTGCGCCACGTCGCCGAAGACGCCCCATGGCCCTACGGCCTGGAGGCAGGCGCCAAGGGCGTCCAGCTTGCCGAACTCGGCCTGAAATCTTGGGCCGAGCGCCGCTGGCTCGACGTTCCGGCATTGGAATTCTGA
- a CDS encoding carbohydrate ABC transporter permease, producing MNNAMRTMSAEAATVERYRGAVADSRFKRLWNANAPGYLFLLPWLLGFFGLTLGPALMSLYLSFTDFDMLRSPGWVGAANYVRIATADPKFASAMSVTLTYVMLAVPFKLAFALMVALALNRGIQGLPIYRAIFYLPSLLGASVAIAVLWRQLFAGDGLVNAALAQFGIQGPSWISHPNYSIYTLVALSVWQFGSPMIIFLAGLRQIPQDMYEAASLDGASKFRQFYKITLPLLTPVIFFNAVVQTIDAFKAFTPAFIISGGTGGPINSTLFYTLYLYQEAFGNFRMGYASALAWILVIIIAIFTAFSFLSSRYWVHYDD from the coding sequence ATGAATAATGCGATGCGCACGATGTCTGCAGAGGCGGCGACGGTAGAACGGTATCGGGGGGCGGTGGCCGACAGCCGGTTCAAGCGGCTGTGGAATGCCAATGCACCAGGCTATCTCTTCCTGCTGCCCTGGCTTCTGGGCTTCTTCGGGTTGACGCTCGGACCTGCCCTGATGTCGCTCTACCTGTCCTTCACCGACTTCGACATGTTGAGGTCGCCGGGCTGGGTGGGCGCGGCAAACTACGTGCGCATCGCCACTGCCGATCCGAAATTCGCCTCGGCGATGTCGGTCACGCTGACCTACGTAATGTTGGCCGTGCCCTTCAAGCTTGCCTTTGCGCTGATGGTTGCGCTGGCGTTGAACCGGGGCATCCAAGGCCTACCGATCTATCGCGCTATCTTTTATCTGCCTTCGCTGCTCGGCGCGAGCGTGGCGATCGCCGTCCTCTGGCGCCAGCTTTTTGCCGGTGACGGCCTGGTCAATGCAGCACTTGCACAATTTGGCATTCAGGGGCCGAGCTGGATTTCGCATCCGAACTATTCAATCTATACGCTGGTTGCGCTCAGCGTCTGGCAGTTCGGCTCGCCGATGATCATCTTCCTTGCCGGCCTGCGTCAGATCCCGCAGGACATGTACGAGGCCGCCAGTCTCGACGGCGCCTCGAAATTTAGACAGTTCTACAAGATCACGCTGCCGCTTCTGACGCCGGTCATCTTCTTCAATGCTGTCGTGCAGACGATCGACGCTTTCAAGGCTTTCACGCCCGCCTTCATCATCTCCGGCGGCACCGGCGGCCCGATCAACTCGACGCTGTTCTATACGCTCTATCTCTACCAGGAAGCCTTCGGGAACTTCCGCATGGGCTATGCCTCGGCGCTTGCCTGGATCCTAGTGATCATTATCGCGATCTTCACCGCCTTCTCGTTCCTGTCCTCGCGTTACTGGGTGCACTACGATGACTGA